A single region of the Cherax quadricarinatus isolate ZL_2023a chromosome 11, ASM3850222v1, whole genome shotgun sequence genome encodes:
- the LOC128687582 gene encoding uncharacterized protein isoform X1: MGRPCAGQSLAVPLKSTKDDARQVNRGRTVVVLWSVVGAAVLTTLWTLASTANYPTDPRIKQAATRPSKEPCLSQDMRRRLAASLTRLQRDIKSQPGMSEQGGRWWRELGKVAAQLDPRLHRETLRPATLVCPEHYDGTKFIVERCTGTPPLAKLVSVVVPARGWHPSRVSQVVRGLNTGHNLTIILILSNDDPPPDTNKSVLVLRYDDTVSDGKALHEALANVNTSFVFLGDSLAYFSWQHSSLQRLLRVLDRLGGEGVAGGSYRDEQGQWRHGCLQRSLTNYHATFLSGYQHSAQECMYCDDVLGPVLTSTRLLQHVPFSHALSGPALYRDWHTRVTQAGYLTLACPDVMFFLQEEPIMDTTDWKIYATQWSLQSVHSYDDEQYSFTCSEVGIRCSDLRKKITWYLVPPCCREAIMGGITILDNFAQEKGLSYELHHGSLLGAVKLGAFLPWDFDQDIYYNCKDRRTWETLDDFLKTKNTGCHMRMSTARQLVLQCTTFFVDMVCRKPLTGHTLPLPYRNVTTWVEYGKRRVSVMANPGNAIRDQIGPENLRHAQHWRVPGRPDPGAWRPCQTPATQSCLDHHPADGSLTFSHPPVCLP; the protein is encoded by the exons ATGGGCAGACCTTGTGCAGGTCAAAGTCTTGCTGTACCCCTCAAGTCCACTAAAGATGATGCCCGACAGGTGAACAGAG GTAGGACGGTGGTGGTTCTGTGGTCTGTGGTGGGAGCTGCAGTACTGACTACGTTATGGACTCTAGCTTCCACAGCTAACTACCCAACTGACCCTCGCATTAAAC AAGCTGCTACCAGACCATCAAAGGAGCCATGCTTATCACAAGATATGCGTCGTCGCCTGGCCGCCTCCCTCACCAGACTTCAGAGAGATATCAAATCTCAGCCGG GTATGAGCGAACAAGGTGGACGGTGGTGGAGGGAGCTAGGGAAAGTGGCAGCACAACTGGACCCTCGCCTGCACAGGGAAACGCTGCGCCCTGCCACACTTGTCTGCCCAGAACACTACGATGGCACCAAGTTCATAGTGGAGCGCTGCACAGGGACGCCTCCGTTGGCCAAgctagtgagtgtagtggtgccAGCGAGGGGGTGGCACCCTTCCAGGGTGTCACAGGTGGTGAGAGGCCTAAACACCGGCCACAACCTCACCATCATCCTCATACTGTCTAATGATGATCCACCTCCCGACACAAACAAATCAGTGCTAGTACTGAGGTATGATGACACTGTAAGTGACGGGAAGGCGCTCCATGAGGCCCTGGCCAATGTGAACACATCGTTTGTCTTCCTAGGCGACTCGCTAGCGTATTTCTCGTGGCAGCATTCTTCTTTGCAGCGCCTACTGCGGGTGCTGGACcgtctgggtggtgagggtgtggctggtggcagCTACCGCGACGAGCAAGGTCAGTGGCGCCATGGCTGTCTGCAGCGCTCTCTCACCAACTATCACGCTACCTTCTTGAGTGGCTACCAACATTCGGCCCAGGAATGTATGTACTGCGACGACGTATTGGGACCCGTCTTGACTAGCACGCGCCTTCTACAACACGTACCCTTCAGTCACGCTCTGAGTGGACCTGCACTTTACCGCGACTGGCACACCAGAGTGACCCAAGCTGGCTACTTGACGCTGGCTTGCCCTGACGTCATGTTCTTCTTGCAGGAGGAACCTATAATGGATACTACAGACTGGAAAATTTACGCCACACAGTGGTCCCTCCAAAGTGTCCACTCCTATGATGATGAGCAGTACAGCTTCACCTGCAGCGAGGTGGGCATCAGGTGTTCTGATCTAAGAAAAAAGATCACGTGGTATCTGGTGCCGCCCTGCTGTCGGGAGGCCATCATGGGTGGCATCACCATCCTGGACAACTTTGCGCAAGAGAAGGGCCTGTCTTACGAGCTGCATCATGGCTCGCTCCTCGGCGCTGTCAAACTTGGCGCATTTCTACCCTGGGATTTCGACCAAGATATTTACTATAACTGCAAAGACCGGCGGACCTGGGAGACCCTCGACGATTTCTTGAAAACCAAAAACACTGGCTGTCATATGAGGATGTCCACCGCTAGACAGTTAGTATTGCAGTGCACCACTTTCTTCGTGGATATGGTTTGCAGGAAACCTTTGACTGGGCACACTCTGCCACTTCCGTACAGGAACGTGACTACATGGGTGGAGTATGGCAAGCGGCGGGTGAGCGTGATGGCTAACCCTGGTAATGCAATCAGGGACCAGATAGGCCCTGAAAACCTGCGGCATGCACAGCACTGGCGCGTCCCAGGACGCCCTGACCCTGGCGCTTGGCGACCCTGTCAAACCCCTGCCACACAGTCCTGCCTCGACCACCACCCAGCTGATGGCAGCCTcaccttctctcaccctccaGTGTGTCTACCTTGA
- the LOC128687582 gene encoding uncharacterized protein isoform X2: MGRPCAGQSLAVPLKSTKDDARQVNRGKTVVVLWSVVGAAVLTTLWTLASTANYPTDPRIKQAATRPSKEPCLSQDMRRRLAASLTRLQRDIKSQPGMSEQGGRWWRELGKVAAQLDPRLHRETLRPATLVCPEHYDGTKFIVERCTGTPPLAKLVSVVVPARGWHPSRVSQVVRGLNTGHNLTIILILSNDDPPPDTNKSVLVLRYDDTVSDGKALHEALANVNTSFVFLGDSLAYFSWQHSSLQRLLRVLDRLGGEGVAGGSYRDEQGQWRHGCLQRSLTNYHATFLSGYQHSAQECMYCDDVLGPVLTSTRLLQHVPFSHALSGPALYRDWHTRVTQAGYLTLACPDVMFFLQEEPIMDTTDWKIYATQWSLQSVHSYDDEQYSFTCSEVGIRCSDLRKKITWYLVPPCCREAIMGGITILDNFAQEKGLSYELHHGSLLGAVKLGAFLPWDFDQDIYYNCKDRRTWETLDDFLKTKNTGCHMRMSTARQLVLQCTTFFVDMVCRKPLTGHTLPLPYRNVTTWVEYGKRRVSVMANPGNAIRDQIGPENLRHAQHWRVPGRPDPGAWRPCQTPATQSCLDHHPADGSLTFSHPPVCLP; encoded by the exons ATGGGCAGACCTTGTGCAGGTCAAAGTCTTGCTGTACCCCTCAAGTCCACTAAAGATGATGCCCGACAGGTGAACAGAGGCAA GACGGTGGTGGTTCTGTGGTCTGTGGTGGGAGCTGCAGTACTGACTACGTTATGGACTCTAGCTTCCACAGCTAACTACCCAACTGACCCTCGCATTAAAC AAGCTGCTACCAGACCATCAAAGGAGCCATGCTTATCACAAGATATGCGTCGTCGCCTGGCCGCCTCCCTCACCAGACTTCAGAGAGATATCAAATCTCAGCCGG GTATGAGCGAACAAGGTGGACGGTGGTGGAGGGAGCTAGGGAAAGTGGCAGCACAACTGGACCCTCGCCTGCACAGGGAAACGCTGCGCCCTGCCACACTTGTCTGCCCAGAACACTACGATGGCACCAAGTTCATAGTGGAGCGCTGCACAGGGACGCCTCCGTTGGCCAAgctagtgagtgtagtggtgccAGCGAGGGGGTGGCACCCTTCCAGGGTGTCACAGGTGGTGAGAGGCCTAAACACCGGCCACAACCTCACCATCATCCTCATACTGTCTAATGATGATCCACCTCCCGACACAAACAAATCAGTGCTAGTACTGAGGTATGATGACACTGTAAGTGACGGGAAGGCGCTCCATGAGGCCCTGGCCAATGTGAACACATCGTTTGTCTTCCTAGGCGACTCGCTAGCGTATTTCTCGTGGCAGCATTCTTCTTTGCAGCGCCTACTGCGGGTGCTGGACcgtctgggtggtgagggtgtggctggtggcagCTACCGCGACGAGCAAGGTCAGTGGCGCCATGGCTGTCTGCAGCGCTCTCTCACCAACTATCACGCTACCTTCTTGAGTGGCTACCAACATTCGGCCCAGGAATGTATGTACTGCGACGACGTATTGGGACCCGTCTTGACTAGCACGCGCCTTCTACAACACGTACCCTTCAGTCACGCTCTGAGTGGACCTGCACTTTACCGCGACTGGCACACCAGAGTGACCCAAGCTGGCTACTTGACGCTGGCTTGCCCTGACGTCATGTTCTTCTTGCAGGAGGAACCTATAATGGATACTACAGACTGGAAAATTTACGCCACACAGTGGTCCCTCCAAAGTGTCCACTCCTATGATGATGAGCAGTACAGCTTCACCTGCAGCGAGGTGGGCATCAGGTGTTCTGATCTAAGAAAAAAGATCACGTGGTATCTGGTGCCGCCCTGCTGTCGGGAGGCCATCATGGGTGGCATCACCATCCTGGACAACTTTGCGCAAGAGAAGGGCCTGTCTTACGAGCTGCATCATGGCTCGCTCCTCGGCGCTGTCAAACTTGGCGCATTTCTACCCTGGGATTTCGACCAAGATATTTACTATAACTGCAAAGACCGGCGGACCTGGGAGACCCTCGACGATTTCTTGAAAACCAAAAACACTGGCTGTCATATGAGGATGTCCACCGCTAGACAGTTAGTATTGCAGTGCACCACTTTCTTCGTGGATATGGTTTGCAGGAAACCTTTGACTGGGCACACTCTGCCACTTCCGTACAGGAACGTGACTACATGGGTGGAGTATGGCAAGCGGCGGGTGAGCGTGATGGCTAACCCTGGTAATGCAATCAGGGACCAGATAGGCCCTGAAAACCTGCGGCATGCACAGCACTGGCGCGTCCCAGGACGCCCTGACCCTGGCGCTTGGCGACCCTGTCAAACCCCTGCCACACAGTCCTGCCTCGACCACCACCCAGCTGATGGCAGCCTcaccttctctcaccctccaGTGTGTCTACCTTGA